Proteins encoded within one genomic window of Fragaria vesca subsp. vesca linkage group LG1, FraVesHawaii_1.0, whole genome shotgun sequence:
- the LOC101291574 gene encoding proline-rich receptor-like protein kinase PERK4-like, whose product MSSDSPSPDSSPSPPSDNSSSNSSSPPKNNSPAPSSPPKNQSPPPSSPPPSSPPPSSPPPSPKNDSPSPPPPKQDDSSSQQSSPPPSPKNGQSPPATPATPSPPSNQGTPATPATPATPDGSTASPSPPKQSAPGVPAVHVPPPPPHSATKSPTSTAVTPPSDGSNSDKGVVIGVGIGTGVIVLLMAVICVLCVRRKRRKNDHMQYYGDPTKGGGAYYNSQQHTWNMSAAQGDHVVRLNQAAGNGGSGGAWPSPPPPMMSGEMSTNFSGLHGPPLPPPSPNMSLGGFNKNTFTYEELANATNGFSQANLLGQGGFGYVHKGVLPSGKEVAVKSLKIGSGQGEREFAAEVEIISRVHHRHLVSLVGYCISGEHRLLVYEFVPNSTMEHHLHGKGLPAPMDWATRLRIATGSAKGLAYLHEDCHPKIIHRDIKSANILLDNNYEAMVADFGLAKLSSDNYTHVSTRVMGTFGYLAPEYASSGKLTEKSDVFSFGVMLLELITGKRPVDPSNAMEDSLVDWARPLLTRALEDGNYTELVDIRLDNTFNKEEMARMVACAAASIRHSAKRRPKMSQIVRALEGDVSLEDLNEGVKPGQTIMINPAAIGGGSDYDTQAYNADMNKFRKLALASQDSSEFGNSTDSSEMSTPAAQKPPRL is encoded by the exons ATGTCTTCTGATTCTCCATCACCGGATTCTTCACCTTCACCGCCATCAGATAACTCCTCCTCCAACTCCTCATCCCCACCAAAGAATAATTCACCGGCGCCTTCCTCTCCTCCGAAAAACCAGTCACCGCCACCATCTTCCCCTCCACCATCCTCACCACCACCTTCGTCTCCTCCTCCTTCACCAAAGAATGACTCGCCCTCACCGCCTCCCCCGAAGCAGGATGACTCGTCGTCCCAGCAGTCCTCTCCTCCTCCTTCACCGAAGAACGGGCAGTCACCTCCGGCCACTCCAGCCACTCCCTCTCCTCCAAGCAATCAGGGCACTCCGGCCACTCCTGCCACTCCGGCCACCCCAGATGGTAGCACCGCCTCTCCTTCGCCACCTAAACAAAGTGCTCCTGGTGTTCCGGCTGTCCATGTGCCACCCCCTCCCCCACATTCTGCTACAAAATCCCCTACCTCCACTGCAGTGACACCACCTTCCGACGGCAGTAATTCCGATAAAGGGGTGGTAATAGGAGTAGGGATCGGCACCGGAGTAATAGTTCTTCTAATGGCCGTCATTTGTGTCCTTTGCGTCAGAAGGAAGAGGAGAAAGAATGACCATATGCAGTATTATGGAGATCCTACCAAAG GTGGTGGTGCATACTACAACTCACAGCAACACACTTGGAACATGAGTGCGGCACAAGGAGACCATGTGGTCAGGCTAAACCAAGCAGCTGGTAATGGTGGTAGTGGTGGTGCCTGGCCTTCACCGCCTCCTCCGATGATGAGTGGTGAAATGAGCACGAATTTCTCGGGACTCCATGGACCGCCCTTGCCACCGCCCTCACCAAACATGTCACTCGGTGGGTTCAACAAGAACACCTTCACTTATGAGGAGCTAGCAAACGCTACCAACGGGTTCTCACAAGCCAATTTGTTGGGCCAAGGCGGTTTCGGGTATGTGCACAAGGGTGTCCTCCCTAGCGGAAAAGAGGTTGCGGTGAAGAGTCTCAAGATTGGTAGCGGCCAAGGAGAACGGGAATTCGCAGCAGAGGTCGAGATCATTAGCCGAGTTCATCACCGCCATCTTGTGTCATTGGTCGGCTATTGCATTTCCGGTGAACATAGATTGTTGGTCTATGAGTTCGTTCCCAATTCAACCATGGAACACCATTTGCATG GCAAAGGACTTCCAGCACCAATGGATTGGGCAACTAGGCTTCGGATCGCAACTGGGTCTGCTAAAGGGCTTGCCTACCTTCACGAGGACT GCCATCCCAAGATCATTCATCGTGATATCAAATCTGCTAATATTCTCCTGGATAACAACTATGAAGCCATG GTTGCTGATTTTGGGTTGGCTAAGCTGTCTTCTGACAACTACACCCATGTTTCTACACGAGTTATGGGTACTTTCGG GTATTTGGCTCCAGAATATGCATCAAGTGGAAAGTTGACAGAGAAGTCCGATGTCTTCTCATTTGGAGTCATGCTCTTGGAACTTATAACCGGAAAGCGACCGGTTGATCCTTCGAACGCCATGGAAGACAGCTTAGTGGACTGG GCTCGACCACTTCTCACTCGTGCACTAGAGGATGGCAACTATACAGAGTTGGTGGATATCCGCTTGGACAACACCTTCAACAAAGAAGAAATGGCACGCATGGTCGCCTGTGCTGCTGCTAGTATCCGTCACTCTGCCAAACGACGCCCAAAGATGAGCCAG ATCGTACGCGCGTTGGAAGGAGATGTGTCGTTGGAGGACTTAAACGAGGGGGTAAAACCAGGCCAGACCATTATGATCAATCCGGCAGCAATTGGTGGAGGGTCTGACTATGACACACAGGCATACAATGCCGACATGAATAAGTTTAGAAAGTTAGCCCTTGCGAGCCAGGACAGCAGTGAGTTCGGTAACAGTACGGACTCCTCAGAAATGAGCACCCCTGCGGCACAAAAGCCACCAAGGCTCTGA